Proteins from a genomic interval of Clostridium cochlearium:
- the nifU gene encoding Fe-S cluster assembly scaffold protein NifU — protein MPYSDKVMDHFRNPRNVGEIPDANGIGEVGNPKCGDIMKIYLKIENNIIKDIKFKTFGCGSAIASSSMATELIKGKTLEEAWKLTNKAVADALDGLPPVKMHCSVLAEEAIHKAINNYRESQGLEPWHMEVHSDHIHDEVHGE, from the coding sequence ATGCCATATAGTGATAAAGTTATGGATCACTTTAGAAATCCAAGAAACGTAGGAGAGATTCCAGATGCAAATGGAATAGGAGAGGTTGGAAATCCTAAGTGTGGAGATATAATGAAAATATATCTAAAAATTGAGAATAATATAATAAAGGACATTAAATTTAAGACTTTTGGATGTGGTTCTGCTATAGCATCTTCAAGCATGGCAACAGAGCTAATAAAGGGAAAAACTTTAGAAGAAGCCTGGAAATTAACTAATAAAGCTGTAGCAGATGCTTTAGATGGATTACCACCAGTGAAGATGCACTGTTCAGTATTAGCAGAAGAAGCTATTCACAAAGCTATAAATAATTATAGAGAATCTCAAGGCTTAGAGCCATGGCATATGGAAGTTCATTCAGATCATATACATGACGAAGTACATGGAGAATGA